Proteins encoded within one genomic window of Pseudomonas cannabina:
- a CDS encoding LysR family transcriptional regulator — MELRHLRYFIAVAEELHFGRAALALGISQPPLSQQIQALEQELGTRLFERTNRRVELSESGRLFLDEARLVLAQVDKATDVARRAQLGEIGELKIGFTSSAPFTSSIPQAIFAFRQAYPDVHLTLTEITSQEVAAGLEDRSIQVGIMRPLALPDSLVVFELLNEPLVAIMRADHPLAASTEDGIYMAALAAEPFVFFPRTYGSGIYAQVLSLARAAGFSPLITQEAGEVMTIIGLVAAGLGVTVLPASYRRMRIDSVVYRNVLDPGATSAVWLVQRKDEQSPMAKAFTELLTRNVG, encoded by the coding sequence ATGGAATTGCGCCATCTGCGTTACTTCATCGCGGTTGCCGAAGAGCTGCACTTCGGCCGTGCGGCGCTGGCGCTGGGCATTTCTCAACCGCCACTCAGCCAGCAGATTCAGGCGCTGGAGCAGGAGCTGGGTACTCGACTGTTCGAGCGCACCAACCGGCGTGTCGAATTGAGTGAGTCCGGGCGGTTGTTTCTGGATGAGGCGCGGTTGGTGCTGGCGCAAGTCGACAAAGCCACGGATGTCGCACGGCGTGCGCAACTGGGCGAAATCGGTGAGCTGAAAATCGGCTTTACGTCGTCGGCGCCGTTTACGTCGAGCATCCCGCAGGCGATCTTCGCGTTTCGTCAGGCCTACCCAGACGTGCACCTGACCCTGACCGAAATCACCAGCCAGGAAGTGGCCGCCGGGCTTGAAGACAGGAGCATACAGGTCGGCATCATGCGCCCGCTGGCATTGCCCGATTCACTGGTGGTGTTCGAACTGCTGAACGAGCCACTGGTAGCAATCATGCGCGCTGACCATCCGCTGGCGGCCAGCACTGAGGACGGCATCTACATGGCGGCGCTGGCCGCCGAGCCGTTCGTGTTCTTTCCGCGCACCTATGGCAGCGGTATTTACGCGCAGGTCCTGAGCCTGGCACGTGCCGCCGGTTTCAGCCCGTTGATTACTCAGGAAGCGGGGGAAGTCATGACCATCATCGGCCTGGTCGCGGCCGGATTGGGCGTGACCGTGCTGCCTGCATCCTACCGAAGAATGCGCATCGACAGCGTGGTCTACCGCAATGTCCTCGACCCCGGCGCGACCAGCGCGGTGTGGCTGGTGCAACGCAAGGACGAACAGTCACCGATGGCCAAGGCGTTTACCGAACTCTTGACGCGCAACGTCGGTTGA